CCGCGTGGCCAACGTCTTCGACGTCGTTGCGGGGATCACTGCCGCTACTGACGCCGCCGTGCTGGTCATGACCTACTGGAACCCGGTCATGCGCATGGGCGTCGATGAGTTCTCCCGCCGCCTGGCCGAATCCGGGGGAGCGGGCCTCATTACTCCGGACCTCATTCCGGATGAGGCCAGCGAATGGTTCGAGGCCTCGGACAAGTATGGACTGGACAGGGTCTTCCTGGTGGCACCGTCGTCCACGCCCGAGCGTCTGGACATGACCGTCAAGGCCAGCCGTGGCTTTGTGTATGCCGTCTCGATCATGGGCGTGACTGGTACACGCCAGTCCGTCAGCAGCACGGCTGAAGACGTCGTGGCACGCGCCCACGCTGCGGGCGCTGAACGGGTCTGTGTTGGCCTTGGTGTGTCAAACCCGGATCATGTCCGCGAGATAGCTGCCTACGCGGACGGCGTGATCGTTGGCACCGCGCTGGTAGCGGCCCTCCGCGACGGCGGCGTTGACGCCGTCGGCCAACTCACCAAGAACCTCAGCGCCGGCTTGGGCCGCGCAGCTGCAGACGTCTAGGAAAAGGAAACAGCGAAGCCCATGCAGACCGTCCTCCAGGCAGCGGCAATGGTTCCCCTGAGCATCCCGAGCCCATCGTGGTCCGGTTTCGACATTCCGCTGCCGTGGGGGACGTTGCGTATCCACGCTTACGCCCTCTGCATCCTGGCGGGCATCATCATCGGCCTGTGGCTGACGTCCGCCCGGTGGAAGCGCCGTGGAGCCCCGGAGGGCTCTCTCTGGGATATCGCTATTTGGGCGATTCCCTTCGGCATCATCGGTGGACGCCTTTACCACGTGTTTTCGTCCCCGGATGCCTACTTTGGTCCTGGGTTCGACGGCACAGGTGACCTCTCCCTGATTCCGCAAATACAGCGGGGCGGCCTCGGTATTTGGGGCGCTGTGCTGCTCGGCGCCGTGGGTGCCTGGATTGGATGCCGTCGGGCGGGCGTCAAGCTCACGGCGTTCCTGGATGCCGCGGCTCCCGGTTTGCTGCTTGCCCAAGCCATTGGCCGCTGGGGCAACTGGTTCAACCAGGAACTCTTCGGCGCCCCCACAACATTGCCCTGGGGACTCCAAATCGACCCCGCCAATGCCAACTTCCCGGCGGGCATGCCCGCCGACACACTTTTCCACCCAACGTTCCTTTATGAGTTCCTGTGGAATGTCCTGGGCATCGCCATCATGCTCCTGCTGGACCGGAAGTTCAACTTCCGACGCGGACGCTTGTTCTGGCTCTACGCGATGTATTACACGCTGGGCCGCGTCTGGATCGAAGCGCTCAGGATTGATGACGCCGAGCAGATCAGCCTCTTCGGGATCACCACCAGGCTGAATGTGTGGACGAGCATCTTCGTGTTCGTTGTGGCGTTGGCTATCTTCCTTGTTCTCGGCAGGGGAGGGCGGCCGCAGCCGGATACCCCTTATTTACCGGGCCGGAAACCTGAATCCACGCCGGCCAAAGATGAGGCATCCGTGACGAGCGTCACCAGTCATGATGTGGACCCATCTGTCTCGGATAGTGGTTCCCGTGGTAATCTCCCAGATAACCAAAGCGATCCGGGCCACGTTGACGAGCCGCAGGATGCAGCAGGAGATTCCGCAAAGGACAGCACGTCCAAAGCGGAATCGGAATCTGCTGCGACTGCCGCGAGGAAGGCCCCCGGATCCTCGCTGGAAGTTGACGACACCAAGTAGTCGCTTCCGGCAAAGGGGCAACAGAGTCACCGCTCGTCGGGCCCAGTCCACAGCGTCGTGGCACCCCGGAAACCGGATCGCAGCATACCGATGTTCACTGGTCAAGCCGGGGCCAGTGGTCTGCGTAACTGTTAGTTGCGCATGATTGGCTGGCCTACAATTCCAATAACTAGCGCTTTGTTGTGCCCATCACAAGGGCATGCAAGGTGGGGCCAACGTTGTCCCTTCCATACGCACGATCACGAGGAAGGACGTCTCCCATGACCCATCTTCATAACCCCGGTTGGTCCGAAAATATCGAACCGCAGGGTGCCATGTCTCCGTTCAAGCGCTTTGCCGCGCTTCCGGAGGCCCGGGGTCTTTACAACCCGGACAAGGAGAAGGACGCCTGCGGCCTGGCAATCATTGCCACGCTCCGCGGGGAACCGGGATACGACATCGTGGAAGCGGCTCTGACTGCCCTCCGCAATCTCGAACACCGCGGCGCCGTGGGCGCCGATGAAGGTACTGGCGACGGCGCGGGCCTGCTCATGCAGGTTCCGGACGAGTTCTTCAGGGCCGTCACAGAATTCGAACTGCCCGCTCCCGGCCAGTACGTGGTGGGCACCGCTTTCCTTCCTGCTGAATCGCGCGAAGCAGCCACTGCCAAAGCCGGTATCGAAGCCCTGGCAGCGGATGAGGGCCTCACGGTCCTTGGCTGGCGTGAAGTTCCCGTGGTCGCAGACCTCGTGGGCGCCATGGCACGGGCATGTATGCCGTACTTCTCGCAGCCCTTCTTTGCATCCGCCACCGGTGAGCAGCTTGAGCGCAACGAACTCGACTCCCGCGCCTGGCGAATCCGCAAGCGCGCCCAGAACAAGTACGGCGTGTACTTCCCGTCGTTGTCCTCGCGCACCATTGTCTACAAGGGCATGCTGACGACGGCCCAGTTGGAGCCGTTCTACCCGGACCTTTCGGACAAGCGCTTCAAGACCAAGCTTGCCATTGTCCACTCACGCTTTTCCACGAATACGTTCCCGTCGTGGCCCTTGGCACAGCCGTTCCGCACCATCGCCCACAACGGTGAAATCAACACGGTCAAGGGAAACCGCAACTGGATGCGCGCACGCCAGTCGCAGCTGGCCAGCCCGCTCTTGGGTGACACGCCTGAAGAGCTGTATCCGATCTGCACCCCGGGTGCCTCGGACTCAGCCTCGTTCGACGAAGTAGCTGAGCTCCTTTGGCTCTCCGGCCGCCCGATCACGCACTCGATCATGATGATGATCCCCGAAGCGTGGGAGAACCACGCCACCATGGATCCGGCACGCCGCGCCTTCTACGAATACCACTCGCTGCTCATGGAGCCGTGGGATGGTCCCGCCGCTGTCTCCTTCACTGACGGCAACCTCGTCGGTGCAACGCTTGACCGTAATGGCCTGCGCCCCGGACGTTACTGGATCACTGAAGACGGCCTGATCGTTTTCGCCTCTGAAGTGGGCGTCATCGAGGTTGAGCCGTCCAACGTGGTCAAGAAGGGTCGCGTCGCCCCGGGCAAGATGTTCCTGGTGGACACCGAAGCAGGCCGCATCATCGACGACGCCGAGGTCAAGGCCGAGGTCGCTGCAGCCAACCCGTGGGCCGAGTGGCTCAAGGACAACCTGATCGACATCAACGAGCTCCCCGAGCGCGAGCACGTCCGCCACACCGCTGCATCGGTGAACATCCGCCAGCGGACCTTCGGTTACACCACGGAAGAACTGAAGATCCTGCTCGGCCCCATGGCCCGTACGGGGGCCGAGCCCCTGGGCGCCATGGGCTCGGATACACCGGTCGCCGTGCTGTCCAAGCGCCCGCGCTTGCTGTTCGACTACTTCGTGCAGTCCTTCGCCCAGGTCACCAACCCGCCGCTGGACGCCATCCGCGAAGAACTGGTGACGTCACTGAAGTGTGCCATCGGCCCCAACGGCAATCTTTTGGATGGTAAGCAGGTCCGCCAGCCGCAGATCTCCCTGCCGTTCCCCGTGATCAACAACGATCAACTCGCCAAGATCTCGAACATCGAGAACGCCGACGGCGACCGCATCGCCATGAAGGTACGAGGCCTCTACCGCCCTGAGGGTGGGGAAGCGGCTCTGCGTGCCCGCCTGACAGAGATCTGCGAGCAGGTTTCGGGCGCGATCAACCGCGGCGTGCAGTACGTTGTGCTGTCCGACCGCGACTCGAACGCGCAATGGGCACCTATCCCGTCGCTGCTGCTGGTCAGCGCTGTCCACCACCATCTGCTCCGCAGTGCCAACCGCACCAAGACGGCACTCGTGGTTGAGGCCGGCGACGTCCGGGAGACGCACCACGTCGCCGTGCTGATTGGCTACGGCGCATCGGCCGTCAACCCGTACCTCGCCATGGAATCCGTTGAACAGCTGATCTCCAACGGCGACGTCGAGGGCGTAACTCCGGAAGACGGCGTTTACAACCTCATCAAGGGACTCGGCAAGGGTGTCCTGAAGATCATGTCCAAGATGGGCATCTCCACGGTTGCTTCCTACACCGGCGCCCAGACCTTTGAGGCACTGGGCCTGTCGCAGGAACTTGTGGACGAGTTCTTCTCAGGTACGCACTCCCAATTGGGTGGCGTGGGCCTGGACGTTATTGCGGCGGAAGTTTCCGCCCGGCACCAGATGGCATACCCCGAGGGCGGCATCGAGCACCCGCACCGTCCGCTCCTGGGTGGCGGCGAGTACCAGTGGCGCCGTGACGGTGAACCACACCTCTTCAACCCGGAGACTGTGTTCCGCCTGCAGCACGCCACCCGTGAGCGTCGTTACGACATCTTCAAGGCCTACACCAAGGGCGTTGACGATCAGTCCGAGAACTTGATGACCCTCCGCGGCTTGCTCAAGTTCAAGGGTGACGTCCGTCCGGCCGTGCCGCTTGAGGAAGTGGAGCCCGTTTCCAGCATCGTCAAGCGTTTCTCCACTGGCGCCATGAGCTACGGCTCCATCTCCAAGGAAGCCCACGAGACACTCGCTATCGCCATGAACCGTTTGGGCGCCAAGTCCAATACGGGTGAAGGTGGCGAGGACGTTGACCGCCTGCTGGATCCGGAGCGCCGCTCTGCCATCAAGCAGATCGCTTCGGGCCGCTTCGGTGTCACCAGCTTGTACCTGACCAACGCGGACGACATCCAAATCAAGATGGCCCAGGGCGCCAAGCCCGGCGAGGGCGGCCAGCTGATGGCCCAGAAGGTCTACCCCTGGGTAGCCCGGACCCGCCACTCCACGCCTGGCGTCGGACTCATTTCCCCGCCCCCGCACCACGACATCTACTCGATCGAAGACCTCGCGCAGCTCATCTACGATGCCAAGCGCGCCAACCCTTCGGCCC
This window of the Arthrobacter sp. StoSoilB5 genome carries:
- the trpA gene encoding tryptophan synthase subunit alpha; its protein translation is MTEQFASKSAAAIDRAKAEGRAALVGYLPAGYPTVQDSIEAGIALARNGADLIEIGIPYSDPVMDGPVIQAATTEAISNGFRVANVFDVVAGITAATDAAVLVMTYWNPVMRMGVDEFSRRLAESGGAGLITPDLIPDEASEWFEASDKYGLDRVFLVAPSSTPERLDMTVKASRGFVYAVSIMGVTGTRQSVSSTAEDVVARAHAAGAERVCVGLGVSNPDHVREIAAYADGVIVGTALVAALRDGGVDAVGQLTKNLSAGLGRAAADV
- the lgt gene encoding prolipoprotein diacylglyceryl transferase; the protein is MQTVLQAAAMVPLSIPSPSWSGFDIPLPWGTLRIHAYALCILAGIIIGLWLTSARWKRRGAPEGSLWDIAIWAIPFGIIGGRLYHVFSSPDAYFGPGFDGTGDLSLIPQIQRGGLGIWGAVLLGAVGAWIGCRRAGVKLTAFLDAAAPGLLLAQAIGRWGNWFNQELFGAPTTLPWGLQIDPANANFPAGMPADTLFHPTFLYEFLWNVLGIAIMLLLDRKFNFRRGRLFWLYAMYYTLGRVWIEALRIDDAEQISLFGITTRLNVWTSIFVFVVALAIFLVLGRGGRPQPDTPYLPGRKPESTPAKDEASVTSVTSHDVDPSVSDSGSRGNLPDNQSDPGHVDEPQDAAGDSAKDSTSKAESESAATAARKAPGSSLEVDDTK
- the gltB gene encoding glutamate synthase large subunit produces the protein MTHLHNPGWSENIEPQGAMSPFKRFAALPEARGLYNPDKEKDACGLAIIATLRGEPGYDIVEAALTALRNLEHRGAVGADEGTGDGAGLLMQVPDEFFRAVTEFELPAPGQYVVGTAFLPAESREAATAKAGIEALAADEGLTVLGWREVPVVADLVGAMARACMPYFSQPFFASATGEQLERNELDSRAWRIRKRAQNKYGVYFPSLSSRTIVYKGMLTTAQLEPFYPDLSDKRFKTKLAIVHSRFSTNTFPSWPLAQPFRTIAHNGEINTVKGNRNWMRARQSQLASPLLGDTPEELYPICTPGASDSASFDEVAELLWLSGRPITHSIMMMIPEAWENHATMDPARRAFYEYHSLLMEPWDGPAAVSFTDGNLVGATLDRNGLRPGRYWITEDGLIVFASEVGVIEVEPSNVVKKGRVAPGKMFLVDTEAGRIIDDAEVKAEVAAANPWAEWLKDNLIDINELPEREHVRHTAASVNIRQRTFGYTTEELKILLGPMARTGAEPLGAMGSDTPVAVLSKRPRLLFDYFVQSFAQVTNPPLDAIREELVTSLKCAIGPNGNLLDGKQVRQPQISLPFPVINNDQLAKISNIENADGDRIAMKVRGLYRPEGGEAALRARLTEICEQVSGAINRGVQYVVLSDRDSNAQWAPIPSLLLVSAVHHHLLRSANRTKTALVVEAGDVRETHHVAVLIGYGASAVNPYLAMESVEQLISNGDVEGVTPEDGVYNLIKGLGKGVLKIMSKMGISTVASYTGAQTFEALGLSQELVDEFFSGTHSQLGGVGLDVIAAEVSARHQMAYPEGGIEHPHRPLLGGGEYQWRRDGEPHLFNPETVFRLQHATRERRYDIFKAYTKGVDDQSENLMTLRGLLKFKGDVRPAVPLEEVEPVSSIVKRFSTGAMSYGSISKEAHETLAIAMNRLGAKSNTGEGGEDVDRLLDPERRSAIKQIASGRFGVTSLYLTNADDIQIKMAQGAKPGEGGQLMAQKVYPWVARTRHSTPGVGLISPPPHHDIYSIEDLAQLIYDAKRANPSARVHVKLVSEVGIGTVASGVTKAKADVVLVSGHDGGTGASPLNSLKHAGVPWELGLAETQQTLMLNGLRDRVVVQVDGQLKTGRDVVIAALLGGEEFGFATAPLVVSGCIMMRVCHLDTCPVGVATQNPELRSRFNGKPEFVVNFFEFLAEEVREILAELGFRSLEEAIGHAEVLDTREAIDHWKAEGLDLDPILHGLEFDDDVPLRNMTTQNHELDKHFDQRLITMAAEALSDRMPVKITLDVINTDRSVGTMLGHVVTKTFGTDVLATDTIDITLNGTAGQSLGAFLPAGITLRMYGDSNDYVGKGLSGGRIIVRPDRTNVFQAERNVIAGNVIGYGATSGEMFLRGQVGERFLVRNSGATAVVEGIGDHGCEYMTGGQTLIIGRTGRNFGAGMSGGTAYVLDLQHERVNKDALDSGELQLLELDAEDRDIVHGLLTKHVEETDSVLAGRLLENFDDTAARITKVLPRDYAAVLQTRLDAIEEGLDPDGEEVWSRILEVTGG